In Bryobacteraceae bacterium, the following proteins share a genomic window:
- a CDS encoding DmsC/YnfH family molybdoenzyme membrane anchor subunit, producing the protein MTTLPLFESELLYRAAPRREALVQIGRSPLIPERPLEAGEQYRFHFDMTKCIGCKCCVVACNEQNGNPAAINWRRVGEIEGGYFPHTQRHYLSMGCNHCLEPSCMIGCPVEAYHKDAKTGVVVHNADTCIGCQYCTWNCSYGVPQFNPERGVVGKCDMCHNRISDTMAPACVNACPEGAISIEIVNVAEWRAGYLAAANAPGMPSASDSISTTRVTQPANLDPAIGRVDTARIEPEHPHWPLVFMLVLTQLSAGAFVVLWLLDALGGGGALWLSALSALGVAGVSLAASPLHLGRPIYAYRAMRGLRRSWLSREVLALSAFAGVASAFAGMLFLDLPMRPAVGLLTAICGVIGLTCSARIYMVRARPAWYSNYTIAEFMVTGVLLGPLFVRAMGVSDAPWTAWMAAGGAAMQLAVQTLKFLWLSQSDVFELRGSALLLSGRLRNWFLLRLGVLIVAGILLPLVAQSAAAKVATLLLALGGEWLGRWLFFVSVVGKNMAAAFTTGRKAA; encoded by the coding sequence ATGACGACGCTTCCGCTCTTCGAAAGCGAACTTCTCTATCGCGCCGCGCCGCGCCGCGAGGCGCTGGTGCAGATCGGCCGATCGCCGCTGATTCCGGAGCGGCCGCTCGAAGCCGGCGAGCAGTACCGGTTCCACTTCGACATGACGAAGTGCATCGGCTGCAAGTGCTGCGTGGTGGCCTGCAACGAACAGAACGGGAACCCGGCCGCGATCAACTGGCGGCGTGTGGGCGAGATCGAGGGCGGCTATTTTCCGCACACGCAGCGCCACTATCTCTCGATGGGCTGCAATCACTGCCTCGAGCCCTCCTGCATGATCGGCTGCCCGGTGGAGGCGTACCACAAAGACGCGAAAACCGGCGTCGTGGTCCATAACGCCGACACCTGCATCGGGTGCCAATACTGCACGTGGAATTGCTCCTACGGGGTGCCGCAGTTCAACCCGGAGCGGGGCGTGGTTGGCAAGTGCGACATGTGCCACAACCGGATTTCCGACACGATGGCTCCGGCCTGCGTGAACGCGTGTCCGGAAGGCGCGATCTCGATCGAGATCGTGAACGTGGCCGAGTGGCGCGCGGGATACCTTGCCGCGGCCAACGCGCCGGGGATGCCCTCAGCGTCGGACAGCATTTCCACCACGCGCGTGACGCAGCCGGCGAATCTCGACCCCGCGATTGGCCGCGTGGACACGGCGCGCATCGAGCCGGAGCATCCGCACTGGCCACTGGTATTCATGCTCGTGCTGACGCAGCTTTCGGCCGGCGCTTTCGTGGTCCTGTGGCTGCTTGACGCGCTCGGCGGCGGCGGCGCGCTATGGCTTTCGGCTCTTTCGGCGTTGGGCGTCGCCGGAGTCAGCCTGGCCGCTTCGCCGCTCCATCTCGGCAGGCCGATCTACGCGTATCGGGCGATGCGCGGGCTGCGCCGGAGCTGGCTGAGCCGCGAGGTGCTGGCGTTGTCGGCCTTCGCCGGCGTGGCGTCGGCCTTCGCCGGAATGCTGTTCCTCGATCTTCCGATGCGGCCGGCGGTGGGGCTGCTGACGGCGATTTGCGGCGTGATCGGACTTACGTGTTCGGCGCGGATCTACATGGTACGGGCGCGCCCGGCGTGGTATTCGAACTACACGATCGCCGAGTTCATGGTGACCGGCGTGCTGCTTGGCCCGCTGTTCGTCCGGGCGATGGGCGTTTCCGACGCGCCGTGGACGGCGTGGATGGCGGCCGGCGGAGCGGCGATGCAGTTGGCGGTGCAAACGCTCAAGTTCCTGTGGCTTTCGCAATCCGATGTGTTTGAGCTGCGCGGCTCCGCGCTGCTGCTCAGCGGACGGCTGCGGAACTGGTTCCTCCTCCGGCTGGGCGTGCTGATCGTGGCCGGCATCCTGCTGCCGCTGGTGGCGCAGAGCGCGGCGGCGAAGGTGGCTACGCTGCTGTTGGCGTTGGGCGGCGAGTGGCTGGGGAGATGGTTGTTCTTTGTGAGCGTGGTGGGCAAGAACATGGCGGCGGCCTTCACGACCGGGAGGAAAGCGGCATGA